One Nicotiana tomentosiformis chromosome 4, ASM39032v3, whole genome shotgun sequence genomic window carries:
- the LOC104108111 gene encoding uncharacterized protein yields the protein MTSHLQHVDAGIIVNFKVKYKSRFIKNLIDEYERNGSHPLSNDNKFNMRQAINTLVEAWNDVKASTILHCWKKTGILPTHDNPNIDSENIELVDDVGNVSSLIAQIPYDNINETMDAATYVQFDATLPIIETFTNEEIIAQVIGVEEEDTMEVNESADKEPQPTATWSEIEDSIVKLSDCLQGKAIGYLFADSSNVNLRRFKRYTASKRLESMKQATIMEFFHQS from the coding sequence ATGACATCACATCTTCAACATGTTGATGCCGGTATAATTGTAAATTTTAAAGTTAAGTACAAAAGCCGCTTCATCAAGAATCTGATTGATGAATATGAGCGCAATGGGAGCCATCCATTATCTAATGACAATAAGTTCAATATGCGACAAGCTATTAACACTTTAGTAGAAGCATGGAATGATGTGAAGGCCTCCACCATTCTCCATTGTTGGAAAAAGACTGGAATCCTACCTACACATGACAATCCCAATATTGATAGTGAAAATATTGAATTAGTCGATGATGTTGGGAATGTATCATCACTTATAGCACAAATCCCATATGATAACATCAATGAGACGATGGATGCTGCCACATATGTGCAATTTGATGCAACACTTCCTATTATTGAGACTTTCACTAATGAAGAAATTATTGCCCAAGTTATTGGAGTGGAAGAAGAAGACACTATGGAGGTAAATGAAAGTGCTGACAAAGAACCTCAACCTACTGCTACTTGGAGTGAGATAGAAGACTCAATTGTTAAGCTCTCAGATTGCCTTCAAGGAAAAGCAATTGGATATCTTTTTGCTGATAGTTCGAATGTAAATCTTCGCCGATTCAAGCGTTATACCGCTAGTAAGAGACTGGAATCTATGAAACAAGCTACAATTATGGAGTTCttccatcaatcttga
- the LOC117279599 gene encoding protein FAR1-RELATED SEQUENCE 4-like: MKADQRHATSKLISGYIIDNLRDPRFEVTPAFVMAEMQKLHGLDIGYHKAWRAIQRASALIRGTPEENYELLSSYLYMMKSKNLGTYTNIKIDDNNRFLYMFYAYGSSIAGWNHCRPVIAVDATFLKSKYRGVLMISVSKDANNQIFPLAFGIAESENNNSYEWYFSELRNAIGSRDNLIFLSDRHQSIAHGIAKVYPESHHGICIYHLEQNLKRRKVKSEVIKLFQSAARVYRRKEFDLYMSDIAKVDKKTFDYLMEEPPERWARSCSPRRRYDMLTTNIVESMNSMLLEVRELPILRMMDFIQVKLQRWFYERRNEAEGTFYDVSCLVEEELKKKIDLAFTLNVFSVDSWRSRVEEEEITFLVDLNKRTCDCFQFQFDELPCIHAIAAIEKRNIKKSNFCLDWYLKESWLKTYKR, translated from the exons ATGAAAGCTGATCAAAGGCATGCAACTTCAAAGTTGATTAGTGGTTACATTATCGACAATCTTCGAGACCCAAGGTTTGAAGTTACACCAGCCTTTGTCATGGCAGAAATGCAAAAATTGCATGGACTAGACATTGGTTATCACAAGGCGTGGCGTGCTATTCAACGTGCTTCAGCTTTAATAAGAGGAACTCCTGAAGAGAATTATGAATTATTGTCTTCATACTTATATATGATGAAAAGTAAAAATCTGGGAACATACACTAACATAAAGATAGACGACAACAACAG GTttctttatatgttttatgcATATGGATCATCAATAGCTGGTTGGAATCATTGTAGACCAGTGATTGCTGTTGATGCAACTTTTTTGAAGTCAAAATATCGTGGTGTTTTAATGATTTCAGTTTCAAAGGATGCAAATAACCAAATATTCCCACTAGCCTTTGGAATTGCAGAATCTGAAAATAACAATTCCTATGAGTGGTACTTTAGTGAGCTTCGCAATGCAATTGGGAGCCGtgacaatttaatttttttatcggaCAGGCATCAATCTATTGCACATGGTATTGCAAAGGTATATCCTGAAAGCCACCATGGGatttgtatctatcatttggagcAGAACCTAAAGCGAAGGAAAGTGAAAAGTGAGGTCATAAAACTTTTCCAAAGTGCTGCAAGAGTATACAGGCGCAAAGAATTTGATCTATACATGTCAGATATAGCAAAAGTTGATAAGAAGACTTTTGACTACTTGATGGAAGAACCACCGGAAAGGTGGGCACGTTCTTGTAGTCCACGACGAAGATATGACATGCTCACAACAAACATAGTTGAGTCAATGAATTCTATGCTATTAGAAGTAAGGGAGTTGCCTATATTAAGAATGATGGATTTCATCCAAGTGAAGCTACAACGTTGGTTttatgaaagaagaaatgaagcagAAGGAACTTTTTATGACGTTTCTTGTTTGGTAGaagaggaattgaagaaaaagataGATTTAGCTTTTACTTTAAAT GTCTTCTCTGTTGATTCATGGCGTTCCAGAGTTGAGGAAGAAGAAATTACTTTCTTGGTGGACTTAAACAAAAGAACATGTGATTGTTTTCAGTTTCAATTTGATGAATTACCATGTATACATGCAATTGCAGCTATCGAGAAGAGAAACATCAAGAAGTCCAATTTCTGCTTGGACTGGTACTTAAAGGAATCTTGGCTGAAAACATATAAAAGATAA